In Mangifera indica cultivar Alphonso chromosome 1, CATAS_Mindica_2.1, whole genome shotgun sequence, a single genomic region encodes these proteins:
- the LOC123221403 gene encoding uncharacterized protein LOC123221403 isoform X1, with protein sequence MFGKASSSQPSIGLSGSGALSHVYIQYPPLRCSTPETRSLHYDDGNKLLISSTSDQIFSWKTVPFSPLVSPTSDSIGEGPILCIRFSLDAKLIAVQRSSTEVQIWNRETKETYNYGCKPESESILGFFWTDCSLCDIVIVKNSGLDLMTYNSVSKSLDLVETRKVNICWYVYTHESRLVLLASGMQCRTFTGFQLSSAGVIRLPKFEMSMARPETNSKPVLAAEDIHIVTVYGRIYCLQVDRVAMLLHSYRFYRDAVVQQGSLPIYSTKIAISVVDNVLLVHQVDAKVVILYDIFADSRAPISAPLPLLLRGLPRTYSSSSQSASRDSESLEANNSIDNEASIYGDYWTFLVPDLICDVSNKLLWKIQLDLEAISASSSEVPSVLEFLQRRKLVASKAKQLCLGIARTVILESRPVSMVAKAIDVLVTSYSYSIKTGSYYKVTKAERTSSSDEPNTDSLRSGTHVSTIRSDGKFIRHQSTGGVDSESLNRMSTFLGSDSYSEENVSFEALNTDFTNRQLGGGKVNLAVAGSSSAEVQSLSFHHQLSGPSDNISEQQDSQLTSPAISPDEMYRFVFAPVEEEMLGDPSYLVSIIVEFLRSANAGKIKVPPNLYVLTIQLLARNERYAELGLFIINKILEPSKEVALQLLESGRQNRETRKLGLDMLRQLSLHHDYVVLLVQDGYYNEALRYARKHKVTTVRPSLFLVAALSSNNSQHLAAVLRFFSDFIPDFKNSLDFSTYLHVLNNRNSSIAA encoded by the exons ATGTTTGGAAAAGCATCAAGTTCTCAACCCAGTATTGGTTTAAGTGGTTCTGGTGCCCTATCACATGTTTATATACAATATCCACCTCTACGTTGCAGCACACCTGAAACAAGGAGCTTACATTATGATGATGGAAATAAGTTACTCATATCATCAACTTCTGATCAG ATATTTTCATGGAAAACTGTTCCCTTCAGTCCTCTTGTTAGCCCTACATCTGATTCAATTGGTGAGGGGCCAATTTTATGCATTCGATTTTCTCTAGATGCAAAACTCATAGCGGTACAACGGTCCAGCACTGAGGTACAGATTTGGAACCGTGAAACAAAGGAAACTTATAACTATGGGTGCAAGCCAGAGTCAGAGAGTATACTGGGTTTCTTTTGGACGGACTGTTCTCTGTGTGATATTGTAATTGTAAAGAACAG TGGACTGGACTTGATGACTTACAATTCTGTCTCAAAATCACTTGACTTGGTGGAGACAAGGAAAGTGAATATCTGCTGGTATGTTTACACACATGAGAGTAGATTGGTTCTTCTTGCTTCAGGAATGCAGTGCAGAACATTCACTGGATTTCAG CTTTCATCTGCTGGAGTGATTCGCCTGCCAAAGTTTGAAATGTCAATGGCTAGGCCTGAGACCAACAGTAAGCCTGTCCTAGCTGCTGAAGACATCCATATTGTCACTGT CTATGGTAGGATATACTGCTTGCAAGTTGATAGAGTTGCAATGCTACTCCACTCATATAGATTTTACCGCGATGCTGTTGTACAACAG GGATCTCTTCCAATTTATTCTACCAAGATTGCCATCAGTGTGGTTGATAACGTACTACTTGTTCACCAAGTGGATGCAAAGGTTGTTATACTGTATGACATATTTGCAGATTCTAGAGCTCCCATATCTGCCCCACTTCCACTATTATTGAGGGGTTTACCAAGAACCTATTCCTCTTCCTCTCAATCTGCCAGCAGAGATAGTGAAAGTTTAGAGGCTAATAATAGTATTGATAATGAAGCTAGTATTTATGGAGATTACTGGACTTTTCTTGTTCCTGACCTCATTTGTGATGTTTCTAACAAGCTTTTGTGGAAGATCCAATTAGATTTGGAG GCAATATCTGCCAGTAGCTCAGAAGTGCCATCAGTATTGGAATTCTTGCAACGGCGAAAGCTGGTAGCTAGTAAG GCTAAACAATTATGCTTGGGGATAGCACGGACTGTTATTTTAGAAAGCAGACCTGTGTCTATGGTTGCCAAGGCCATAGATGTATTAGTTACCTCTTATTCCTACTCAATCAAAACTGGCAGTTATTATAAGGTAACAAAGGCAGAGAGGACTTCTTCTTCAGATGAGCCGAATACTGATAGCCTTAGATCTGGCACCCATGTATCAACCATTAGATCAGATGGAAAATTCATCAGACATCAGTCAACTGGTGGAGTTGATAGTGAATCTCTCAATAGAATGTCAACTTTTTTGGGTTCAGATTCGTATTCAGAGGAGAATGTCAGCTTTGAAGCCCTGAATACAGACTTTACTAATCGGCAACTTGGTGGTGGTAAAGTTAATTTAGCAGTTGCTGGAAGTTCTAGTGCTGAAGTTCAGTCATTATCTTTTCATCATCAACTTTCTGGGCCAAGTGACAACATTTCTGAGCAGCAGGATTCTCAACTTACTTCACCAGCAATTTCACCTGATGAGATGTACAGATTTGTGTTTGCTCCTGTTGAGGAAGAGATGTTGGGTGACCCTTCTTACTTAGTTTCTATCATCGTTGAGTTCCTTCGCAG TGCCAATGCAGGGAAGATCAAAGTACCTCCAAATCTGTATGTGTTGACCATACAACTGCTGGCTCGCAATGAGCGATATGCCGAGCTAGGATTGTTTATCATAAATAAG ATTCTTGAACCTTCTAAGGAAGTTGCATTGCAGCTCCTCGAGTCAGGTCGGCAGAATCGCGAAACCAGGAAGCTTGGTCTAGATATGCTGAGGCAGCTCTCTCTACATCATGACTATGTGGTGTTACTAGTGCAAGATGGATACTATAATGAAGCTTTACGCTATGCTCGGAAGCATAAG GTCACTACTGTCCGGCCCTCATTGTTTCTTGTGGCAGCTTTGTCATCGAACAATTCGCAACATCTGGCTGCGGTTCTGAGGTTCTTTTCTGATTTTATTCCTGACTTTAAAAATTCTCTTGATTTCAGTACATATCTGCACGTTTTGAATAACAGGAACTCTTCTATTGCTGCTTGA
- the LOC123221403 gene encoding regulator of MON1-CCZ1 complex-like isoform X2, which produces MFGKASSSQPSIGLSGSGALSHVYIQYPPLRCSTPETRSLHYDDGNKLLISSTSDQIFSWKTVPFSPLVSPTSDSIGEGPILCIRFSLDAKLIAVQRSSTEVQIWNRETKETYNYGCKPESESILGFFWTDCSLCDIVIVKNSGLDLMTYNSVSKSLDLVETRKVNICWYVYTHESRLVLLASGMQCRTFTGFQLSSAGVIRLPKFEMSMARPETNSKPVLAAEDIHIVTVYGRIYCLQVDRVAMLLHSYRFYRDAVVQQGSLPIYSTKIAISVVDNVLLVHQVDAKVVILYDIFADSRAPISAPLPLLLRGLPRTYSSSSQSASRDSESLEANNSIDNEASIYGDYWTFLVPDLICDVSNKLLWKIQLDLEAISASSSEVPSVLEFLQRRKLVASKAKQLCLGIARTVILESRPVSMVAKAIDVLVTSYSYSIKTGSYYKVTKAERTSSSDEPNTDSLRSGTHVSTIRSDGKFIRHQSTGGVDSESLNRMSTFLGSDSYSEENVSFEALNTDFTNRQLGGGKVNLAVAGSSSAEVQSLSFHHQLSGPSDNISEQQDSQLTSPAISPDEMYRFVFAPVEEEMLGDPSYLVSIIVEFLRSANAGKIKVPPNLYVLTIQLLARNERYAELGLFIINKILEPSKEVALQLLESGRQNRETRKLGLDMLRQLSLHHDYVVLLVQDGYYNEALRYARKHKVTTVRPSLFLVAALSSNNSQHLAAVLRNSSIAA; this is translated from the exons ATGTTTGGAAAAGCATCAAGTTCTCAACCCAGTATTGGTTTAAGTGGTTCTGGTGCCCTATCACATGTTTATATACAATATCCACCTCTACGTTGCAGCACACCTGAAACAAGGAGCTTACATTATGATGATGGAAATAAGTTACTCATATCATCAACTTCTGATCAG ATATTTTCATGGAAAACTGTTCCCTTCAGTCCTCTTGTTAGCCCTACATCTGATTCAATTGGTGAGGGGCCAATTTTATGCATTCGATTTTCTCTAGATGCAAAACTCATAGCGGTACAACGGTCCAGCACTGAGGTACAGATTTGGAACCGTGAAACAAAGGAAACTTATAACTATGGGTGCAAGCCAGAGTCAGAGAGTATACTGGGTTTCTTTTGGACGGACTGTTCTCTGTGTGATATTGTAATTGTAAAGAACAG TGGACTGGACTTGATGACTTACAATTCTGTCTCAAAATCACTTGACTTGGTGGAGACAAGGAAAGTGAATATCTGCTGGTATGTTTACACACATGAGAGTAGATTGGTTCTTCTTGCTTCAGGAATGCAGTGCAGAACATTCACTGGATTTCAG CTTTCATCTGCTGGAGTGATTCGCCTGCCAAAGTTTGAAATGTCAATGGCTAGGCCTGAGACCAACAGTAAGCCTGTCCTAGCTGCTGAAGACATCCATATTGTCACTGT CTATGGTAGGATATACTGCTTGCAAGTTGATAGAGTTGCAATGCTACTCCACTCATATAGATTTTACCGCGATGCTGTTGTACAACAG GGATCTCTTCCAATTTATTCTACCAAGATTGCCATCAGTGTGGTTGATAACGTACTACTTGTTCACCAAGTGGATGCAAAGGTTGTTATACTGTATGACATATTTGCAGATTCTAGAGCTCCCATATCTGCCCCACTTCCACTATTATTGAGGGGTTTACCAAGAACCTATTCCTCTTCCTCTCAATCTGCCAGCAGAGATAGTGAAAGTTTAGAGGCTAATAATAGTATTGATAATGAAGCTAGTATTTATGGAGATTACTGGACTTTTCTTGTTCCTGACCTCATTTGTGATGTTTCTAACAAGCTTTTGTGGAAGATCCAATTAGATTTGGAG GCAATATCTGCCAGTAGCTCAGAAGTGCCATCAGTATTGGAATTCTTGCAACGGCGAAAGCTGGTAGCTAGTAAG GCTAAACAATTATGCTTGGGGATAGCACGGACTGTTATTTTAGAAAGCAGACCTGTGTCTATGGTTGCCAAGGCCATAGATGTATTAGTTACCTCTTATTCCTACTCAATCAAAACTGGCAGTTATTATAAGGTAACAAAGGCAGAGAGGACTTCTTCTTCAGATGAGCCGAATACTGATAGCCTTAGATCTGGCACCCATGTATCAACCATTAGATCAGATGGAAAATTCATCAGACATCAGTCAACTGGTGGAGTTGATAGTGAATCTCTCAATAGAATGTCAACTTTTTTGGGTTCAGATTCGTATTCAGAGGAGAATGTCAGCTTTGAAGCCCTGAATACAGACTTTACTAATCGGCAACTTGGTGGTGGTAAAGTTAATTTAGCAGTTGCTGGAAGTTCTAGTGCTGAAGTTCAGTCATTATCTTTTCATCATCAACTTTCTGGGCCAAGTGACAACATTTCTGAGCAGCAGGATTCTCAACTTACTTCACCAGCAATTTCACCTGATGAGATGTACAGATTTGTGTTTGCTCCTGTTGAGGAAGAGATGTTGGGTGACCCTTCTTACTTAGTTTCTATCATCGTTGAGTTCCTTCGCAG TGCCAATGCAGGGAAGATCAAAGTACCTCCAAATCTGTATGTGTTGACCATACAACTGCTGGCTCGCAATGAGCGATATGCCGAGCTAGGATTGTTTATCATAAATAAG ATTCTTGAACCTTCTAAGGAAGTTGCATTGCAGCTCCTCGAGTCAGGTCGGCAGAATCGCGAAACCAGGAAGCTTGGTCTAGATATGCTGAGGCAGCTCTCTCTACATCATGACTATGTGGTGTTACTAGTGCAAGATGGATACTATAATGAAGCTTTACGCTATGCTCGGAAGCATAAG GTCACTACTGTCCGGCCCTCATTGTTTCTTGTGGCAGCTTTGTCATCGAACAATTCGCAACATCTGGCTGCGGTTCTGAG GAACTCTTCTATTGCTGCTTGA